A stretch of Halocalculus aciditolerans DNA encodes these proteins:
- a CDS encoding ArsR family transcriptional regulator — translation MDSGALLDILGNENRRRILRLLSRKPCYVTEISDYLGVSPKAVIDHLRRLEDAGLVESHVDDQRRKYFHIARNLRLEVTLSPYSFGAKSAYPASRSLDIEQCSHLSLDFSVGADGDVSDLAGELDALRDLERELSLAQRWVQGRVADVQEELADSLVADGNERLYADVLSALAGGADGPSDVADAVDAPVDVAERVLRTLSEDGLVERTRDGWQIAD, via the coding sequence ATGGATTCCGGCGCGCTCCTCGACATACTCGGTAACGAGAATCGGCGGCGTATCCTCCGATTGCTCTCGCGGAAGCCCTGCTACGTCACGGAGATATCCGACTACCTCGGGGTGTCGCCGAAGGCGGTCATCGACCACCTGCGGCGGCTCGAAGACGCCGGGCTCGTGGAGAGCCACGTCGACGACCAGCGGCGGAAGTACTTCCACATCGCGCGGAACCTCCGACTGGAGGTGACGCTCTCTCCCTACTCGTTCGGTGCGAAGTCGGCGTATCCGGCGTCGCGAAGCCTCGACATCGAGCAGTGCTCCCACCTCTCGCTCGACTTCTCCGTGGGGGCCGACGGCGACGTGAGCGACCTCGCCGGCGAGCTCGACGCGCTCCGCGACCTCGAACGCGAACTCTCGCTCGCGCAGCGCTGGGTGCAGGGCCGCGTCGCCGACGTCCAAGAGGAACTCGCGGACAGCCTCGTCGCCGACGGGAACGAGCGGCTGTACGCGGACGTGCTCTCCGCGCTCGCCGGCGGCGCTGACGGCCCCAGCGACGTCGCGGACGCCGTCGACGCGCCCGTCGACGTCGCCGAACGCGTCCTCCGCACGCTCAGCGAGGACGGCCTCGTCGAACGGACGCGCGACGGCTGGCAAATCGCCGACTGA